The Nitrospirota bacterium genome includes a window with the following:
- a CDS encoding HNH endonuclease, with protein sequence MRDTEDTKRLKWVSEELQKELSRRLGRLIRLRTTLPLKPSHTNGWRVELGSLGQGEPRLEIWHCEWAGKKDQRRIWYGLYATQAEKLRKRVAALPEFLRPVRRLSEKDMRLATGSRSDYLLKKPLDPREYDCPFYEEYEESGNEYAYYGMYDSALPENEEQVLGIVTRATRFFEQVIKSQQFAARSQEKEHEDDYAQIENRQVVQQHLARERSRTLATQCHRRDNYRCQVCEMTFREVYGDVGKAYAETHHIVPLSRLTDTVESSLNDLVTVCANCHRMLHKLDGGEEDLAKLRRMLHRR encoded by the coding sequence ATGCGCGATACGGAAGATACGAAACGACTCAAGTGGGTTTCAGAGGAACTGCAGAAAGAGCTCTCGCGACGGCTCGGCAGATTGATCCGTCTCCGGACCACGCTGCCGCTGAAACCGTCTCACACCAACGGGTGGCGTGTGGAGCTGGGATCGTTGGGACAGGGAGAGCCCAGATTAGAGATCTGGCACTGCGAATGGGCCGGGAAAAAAGATCAACGGCGAATTTGGTATGGCCTGTATGCCACGCAAGCAGAAAAGCTGCGGAAGAGAGTTGCCGCATTGCCAGAGTTCCTTCGGCCTGTGCGTCGGTTAAGCGAGAAGGACATGCGGCTCGCGACTGGCTCACGGTCGGACTATCTGCTCAAGAAACCGTTGGACCCTCGTGAATATGATTGCCCCTTCTATGAGGAATATGAAGAGAGTGGGAACGAGTATGCCTACTACGGGATGTATGATTCCGCCCTTCCAGAGAACGAGGAACAGGTGCTGGGCATCGTGACTCGCGCAACCAGATTTTTCGAGCAGGTCATCAAGAGCCAGCAGTTCGCGGCACGTTCACAGGAGAAAGAACACGAGGACGATTACGCGCAGATTGAAAACCGCCAAGTGGTGCAGCAGCACTTGGCCCGCGAACGGAGCCGCACGTTAGCGACGCAATGTCACAGGCGGGACAATTATCGGTGCCAGGTCTGTGAAATGACGTTTCGTGAGGTGTATGGGGACGTTGGGAAAGCCTACGCCGAAACGCATCACATCGTCCCCCTCAGCCGCCTGACGGACACAGTGGAATCGTCTCTCAATGATCTCGTCACAGTCTGTGCGAATTGCCACCGGATGCTGCACAAACTCGACGGAGGCGAAGAAGACCTGGCGAAGCTGAGAAGAATGCTGCACCGGCGATAA
- a CDS encoding NDP-sugar synthase, whose amino-acid sequence MRAMILAAGLGTRLRPLTNTTPKPLLPVAGTPLIVWNLLLLKRHGFQNVVINLHHLGPMIEQALGDGSRYGMRIVYSYEPVILGTGGGLKQAEPHFSGEPVLVLNGDTLVEIDLGALWTFHLQRKAAATLVLRKDPEAVRWGLVEMDSDNRIVRITGRGKSESGPVQPRMFAGIHILDPRLLRDVPQGKESSIIDAYVAAIQRDEVVLGYDHQGYWSDVGTPEHYAQAERDALTGLITLATRQLPA is encoded by the coding sequence ATGCGCGCGATGATCCTCGCAGCGGGCTTGGGGACTCGCCTGAGACCGCTGACCAACACGACTCCGAAGCCGCTCCTCCCCGTGGCTGGCACGCCACTGATTGTCTGGAACCTTTTGCTCCTGAAACGGCATGGGTTCCAGAATGTCGTCATCAATTTGCATCACCTCGGACCGATGATCGAGCAGGCGCTCGGCGACGGCTCTCGCTATGGGATGCGGATCGTCTACTCGTATGAGCCTGTGATTCTCGGCACGGGGGGCGGGCTCAAGCAGGCGGAGCCGCATTTCTCAGGGGAGCCGGTGCTGGTGCTGAACGGCGATACGTTGGTGGAGATTGATTTGGGGGCCTTGTGGACCTTTCACCTGCAGCGAAAAGCCGCAGCCACCTTGGTCTTGCGCAAAGATCCTGAGGCGGTACGGTGGGGGCTCGTGGAAATGGATTCGGATAACCGTATCGTCCGTATTACCGGCCGCGGAAAGTCGGAGTCCGGCCCAGTCCAGCCTCGCATGTTCGCCGGGATTCATATCCTCGATCCGCGCCTTCTGCGTGATGTGCCGCAAGGGAAGGAGTCTTCCATCATCGATGCCTATGTCGCGGCGATCCAGCGTGATGAGGTCGTGCTTGGGTACGATCATCAGGGCTACTGGTCCGACGTCGGCACTCCCGAGCATTATGCGCAAGCCGAACGGGATGCATTAACCGGCCTCATCACCCTCGCAACACGGCAGTTGCCTGCTTAG
- a CDS encoding phosphotransferase, which yields MATTDPVAPKQPPTLPDRTLVAATVEARLPFPGQFKSLTPLAGDASNRRYFRIELTGPDVRPVILMQLAEAEAFKQSEEAVSGAAQQVTELPFLNILSHLSKAGVSVPSLYHYDQVAGLLYLEDFGDLTLSEACREASAEELEARYAQAVDALVEMQVKATSPADPNCLAFHRSFDVPLLMWEFEHFLEYGIDVRQGAPMTDEDRRDIRGAFEKVAKLLAGEPHVFVHRDYHSRNLMVDGARLGVIDFQDALMGPATYDLASLLRDAYIELDEALIDRLINRYLDQMAAHRQVWTNRVAFRRLFDLTSIQRNLKAAGRFVYIDRVKGNPKFLADIPRTLDYVRRNLQKYPELEPLRKLLARYVPELQ from the coding sequence ATGGCTACCACTGATCCTGTTGCACCGAAACAACCACCGACGTTACCGGACCGCACTCTTGTCGCTGCCACGGTCGAGGCCCGACTTCCCTTTCCGGGACAATTTAAATCCCTCACGCCCTTGGCTGGCGATGCGTCCAATCGCCGCTATTTCCGTATCGAATTGACCGGGCCAGATGTTCGCCCTGTGATTCTTATGCAGCTGGCCGAAGCCGAGGCTTTCAAGCAATCGGAAGAGGCTGTGAGCGGGGCAGCCCAGCAAGTCACCGAACTGCCGTTTTTGAACATCCTCTCCCATTTATCCAAAGCCGGTGTATCCGTGCCGAGCCTCTATCACTACGATCAGGTGGCGGGCCTGCTCTATCTCGAAGATTTCGGGGACCTCACTCTGTCGGAAGCCTGTCGTGAGGCGAGTGCGGAAGAGCTGGAGGCGCGCTATGCGCAGGCGGTCGATGCGCTCGTGGAGATGCAAGTGAAGGCCACCTCGCCGGCCGATCCCAACTGTCTGGCATTCCATCGCAGCTTCGATGTGCCGCTCCTCATGTGGGAGTTCGAACACTTCCTGGAATATGGGATCGATGTGCGGCAGGGCGCGCCGATGACCGACGAGGATCGCCGAGACATCCGCGGCGCCTTCGAGAAGGTCGCCAAATTGTTGGCGGGGGAGCCGCATGTCTTCGTCCACCGGGACTACCATTCACGCAATTTGATGGTGGATGGCGCGAGGTTGGGCGTGATCGACTTTCAGGATGCGCTGATGGGGCCTGCGACCTACGATCTGGCGTCGCTGCTGCGCGATGCGTATATCGAACTTGACGAGGCGCTGATCGACCGTCTGATCAACCGTTACCTCGATCAGATGGCGGCGCATCGGCAGGTCTGGACCAATCGGGTGGCCTTCCGCCGCCTGTTCGACTTGACAAGTATCCAGCGGAACCTCAAGGCGGCCGGGCGATTCGTCTATATCGACCGCGTCAAAGGCAATCCCAAATTCCTCGCCGATATCCCTCGCACGCTGGACTATGTCCGTCGCAATCTCCAGAAGTATCCCGAGCTGGAGCCGCTCCGGAAGCTTCTCGCCCGCTATGTTCCGGAATTGCAGTAG
- a CDS encoding Fic family protein encodes MSQAPPIVATLIDRFEQNRESYKSQGYNETQVRREFLDPFFEALGWDVANKQGHAEAYKDVIHEDAIKIGGNTKAPDYCFRIGGARKFFLEAKKPAVNVKDEISPAYQLRRYAWSAKLPLSILTDFEEFAVYDCRTRPNPSDKPSTGRILYLTYRDYLEKWDEIASIFTKEAVLKGSFDKYAISDRKRGTTTVDAEFLKEIESWREALAKNLAVRNPTLSVHELNFSVQRTIDRLIFLRICEDRGIEPPEQLRLILNRKNIYDRLQAVYKQADDRYNSGLFHFHAEKDRAESPDDLTPRLKIDDTVLKDIISRLYYPQSPYAFSVFPTEILGQVYEQFLGKVIRLTAGHQAKVEEKPEVKKAGGVYYTPAYIVEYIVKHTVGSLCEGKTPAQVAKLYILDPACGSGSFLLGAYSYLLNWHQKWYVEHGPEKHRKELFKGMDGDWRLKTAEKRRILLNNIYGVDIDSQAVEVSKLSLLLKVLEGENKESMQELLFGRVRALPDLGQNIKCGNSLIGPDYFAGQLMPDDEEMRRVNPFDWKAEFSEIMKAGGFDAVIGNPPWVSLSGKFKNDVFPKPQVDYLINHFHGNTYMPNMYEYFVSQGLNLTRERGFFSFIVPDRLGFNSQFVPLRNRILTESRIVSLLYKAPFSGVTADTLIFALQKGRPDSNSVKISEYNKADILRPQHELLRQPAHTFEYFESADIMKVIAVLEEPSRTMHVGDLCDSTSGFGGKSALIQEIRTNPKQIRTMKGDSIGRYQTKTLYWFEFKPQNITGRTTDTLKLGAKRKVLLRKTGDKIIATYDDSGIFPEQSLYFLFNPHTKIELKFILGILNSKLLGVYYQARSLTNRRSIAQVKKVDLDQLPIPRLNLLAPEHSAKHDSMVSLVECMLDLRRRLANTTHPDDKTRLQRQIDATDREIDRLVYDLYGLTEEEIKIVEAASVASSLKVKENDSHESETKPDDRPRASRGEAQAVAQPAQYPGEGGGGTSESPAGASEPVHGVRESAGQYGSPQDPDGDAEGQSELGSTREFETAEGRLSYQELSEHLAVPLVAIYDEILQSRPEQIILTSEWLCVRHKRLAGHLFPDWAGRFRDVNVQVGSHTPPPYYEVPIHMRQFCDDLSVRLLHLNQESVANCAELLAWADWRFQWIHPFKDFNGRIGRVLLAAMLYKLGLPHVETAPPDPEARTQYLGALGAADQGDLTTLAELWIRRFVEL; translated from the coding sequence ATGAGTCAAGCTCCTCCTATCGTTGCCACCCTCATCGACCGGTTCGAGCAGAACCGCGAATCCTACAAGAGCCAAGGTTACAACGAAACCCAAGTGCGCCGGGAGTTTCTCGATCCGTTCTTCGAGGCGCTTGGATGGGATGTCGCCAATAAGCAGGGCCACGCCGAGGCATACAAAGATGTCATCCATGAGGATGCCATCAAGATTGGCGGCAACACCAAAGCTCCAGACTATTGTTTTCGTATCGGCGGGGCGCGCAAATTTTTCCTCGAAGCCAAGAAACCCGCCGTTAATGTAAAAGACGAGATCAGCCCTGCCTATCAGCTCCGCCGCTATGCTTGGTCGGCCAAGCTCCCGTTGTCTATCCTGACAGATTTCGAGGAGTTCGCCGTCTACGATTGCCGGACGCGCCCGAATCCTTCCGATAAACCCAGTACCGGGCGCATTCTCTATCTCACCTATCGAGACTACCTGGAAAAATGGGACGAGATCGCCTCCATCTTTACAAAGGAGGCGGTGCTCAAAGGCTCCTTCGACAAGTATGCCATCTCCGATCGCAAGCGTGGGACGACCACCGTCGATGCGGAATTTCTGAAAGAGATCGAATCCTGGAGGGAAGCGCTCGCCAAGAACCTGGCGGTACGCAATCCCACACTCTCCGTCCACGAGCTGAACTTTTCTGTCCAGCGCACCATCGACCGTCTTATCTTTCTCCGTATCTGTGAAGATAGAGGAATTGAGCCTCCCGAGCAGCTTAGGCTCATCCTCAACCGCAAGAATATCTACGATCGGCTGCAAGCCGTCTACAAGCAAGCCGATGATCGCTATAACTCTGGCCTCTTTCACTTTCATGCTGAAAAGGACCGGGCCGAATCGCCTGACGACCTCACGCCCCGCCTGAAGATCGACGACACGGTCCTCAAAGACATCATCTCGCGTCTCTACTATCCCCAGAGCCCTTACGCATTCTCTGTCTTCCCCACCGAAATTCTCGGCCAGGTCTACGAGCAGTTTTTGGGCAAGGTCATCCGGCTCACAGCCGGGCATCAAGCAAAGGTGGAAGAGAAGCCGGAAGTAAAGAAAGCCGGCGGCGTCTATTACACGCCCGCGTATATCGTCGAGTACATCGTGAAGCATACGGTTGGAAGCTTGTGCGAAGGCAAAACGCCGGCACAGGTTGCCAAGCTGTATATTCTCGATCCCGCTTGCGGGTCAGGGTCGTTTCTACTCGGAGCATATAGCTACCTGCTGAATTGGCATCAGAAATGGTATGTCGAGCACGGCCCCGAGAAGCATCGGAAAGAACTGTTTAAGGGAATGGATGGGGACTGGCGACTTAAGACAGCCGAAAAACGGCGGATTCTTCTCAATAACATCTACGGGGTCGACATCGATAGCCAAGCGGTTGAAGTCAGCAAGCTCAGCCTTCTCCTGAAAGTCTTGGAGGGTGAGAACAAAGAGTCCATGCAGGAATTGTTATTCGGGAGAGTGCGCGCGCTGCCGGATCTCGGCCAGAACATCAAGTGCGGCAACAGCCTGATCGGGCCTGACTACTTCGCGGGGCAACTCATGCCGGACGATGAGGAGATGCGTCGCGTGAATCCGTTCGATTGGAAGGCCGAGTTTTCTGAGATCATGAAGGCTGGTGGTTTCGATGCCGTCATCGGCAATCCGCCCTGGGTCTCTCTCTCTGGGAAGTTCAAGAACGATGTCTTTCCAAAACCCCAAGTCGACTATCTAATAAATCATTTTCACGGAAACACGTACATGCCAAACATGTATGAGTACTTCGTGTCCCAAGGTCTCAACCTAACACGTGAACGAGGCTTCTTCAGTTTTATCGTTCCTGACCGGCTTGGTTTCAACAGTCAGTTCGTTCCTCTGAGAAACAGAATTCTTACCGAATCACGGATCGTGTCTTTGCTGTATAAGGCTCCTTTCTCTGGAGTAACTGCGGATACCCTTATTTTTGCTTTACAGAAAGGCAGGCCTGACTCGAACTCAGTTAAAATTTCCGAGTACAACAAGGCTGACATTTTACGACCTCAACACGAATTGCTGAGACAGCCCGCACACACCTTTGAGTACTTCGAGAGCGCAGACATTATGAAGGTTATCGCCGTCCTCGAAGAACCTTCCAGGACTATGCACGTCGGAGACCTATGCGACTCGACATCTGGCTTTGGAGGCAAGTCAGCGCTAATCCAGGAAATAAGGACGAACCCGAAGCAAATCCGAACCATGAAAGGTGACAGTATCGGAAGGTACCAGACAAAAACACTGTATTGGTTCGAGTTCAAACCGCAGAACATTACTGGTCGCACAACAGACACATTGAAACTCGGTGCTAAACGGAAAGTTCTTCTTCGGAAAACTGGCGATAAGATAATAGCCACGTATGATGATTCTGGAATCTTCCCAGAGCAGTCACTGTACTTTCTCTTTAATCCACATACTAAGATCGAGCTGAAATTTATTCTTGGTATCCTCAACTCAAAGCTTCTTGGCGTATACTATCAGGCACGATCCTTAACCAACCGCCGAAGCATTGCTCAAGTAAAGAAGGTAGACCTAGATCAGCTTCCCATTCCGCGGCTCAACCTGTTAGCTCCAGAACACTCAGCAAAGCATGACAGTATGGTGTCCTTAGTTGAGTGTATGTTGGACCTGCGCAGGCGGCTGGCCAATACCACACACCCTGACGACAAGACACGTCTCCAACGCCAGATCGACGCCACGGACCGAGAAATCGACCGTCTGGTCTATGACCTCTACGGCTTGACGGAAGAGGAGATTAAGATTGTCGAAGCGGCATCGGTTGCATCTTCATTAAAAGTGAAGGAAAATGACAGCCATGAATCAGAAACCAAACCAGACGATCGACCTCGCGCAAGCCGAGGTGAGGCTCAAGCAGTGGCGCAGCCAGCACAATACCCCGGCGAAGGTGGCGGCGGCACATCGGAAAGTCCTGCTGGAGCGAGTGAGCCAGTCCATGGCGTTCGAGAGTCAGCCGGTCAGTACGGATCGCCTCAAGATCCTGACGGCGATGCTGAAGGCCAAAGCGAGCTAGGCTCCACTCGCGAATTCGAGACCGCCGAAGGCCGCCTCTCCTATCAAGAGCTCTCTGAACACCTCGCCGTTCCGCTCGTTGCGATCTACGACGAAATTCTTCAGAGCAGGCCCGAACAGATCATTCTCACTTCTGAATGGCTGTGTGTCCGCCACAAGCGGCTCGCGGGTCATCTGTTCCCCGATTGGGCAGGCCGGTTCCGTGATGTGAATGTGCAGGTCGGCTCCCACACCCCACCGCCATACTACGAAGTGCCGATCCACATGCGGCAATTCTGCGACGATCTGAGCGTACGGCTGTTACATCTTAATCAGGAGTCGGTTGCGAACTGTGCAGAGCTTCTAGCCTGGGCCGACTGGCGCTTCCAATGGATTCATCCGTTCAAGGATTTTAATGGTCGAATTGGGCGCGTCCTGCTCGCAGCCATGCTCTATAAGCTCGGCCTTCCTCATGTAGAGACCGCACCGCCAGATCCTGAGGCACGGACTCAATATCTCGGTGCTTTGGGGGCTGCGGATCAAGGAGACCTTACGACACTAGCCGAACTGTGGATTCGACGATTTGTCGAGTTGTGA
- a CDS encoding sigma-54 dependent transcriptional regulator, with product MKAKILIVDDDPDIVTMLEDRLQASGYGTVIAHDGVEALERIEQEAPHLILLDLDMPRLTGLEVLKRLPKIKLAEELPVVVMTAHASIDAAVEAMKTGAYDFLTKPLDKDHLLLVIGKALERDSLKRQVACLKSEVDSRYASIIGTSAKIRSVMESAQRAAKSDASVLLLGESGTGKELFARSIHQWSPRQALPLVVINCVALTETLLENELFGHERGAFTGADRLQKGKLEMADGGTVFLDEIGDMSLPLQAKLLRVLQDKEFHRVGGTRLVSINVRVIAATNKDLRLAVKTGEFREDLFFRLNVISLTMPPLRERPEDLPALAKFFLNRHAKDAKRPGILFSPAAMEAMSRYSWPGNIRELDNVVARAVILNQSDSIEPDMLSLEGMGRTAQDERLAYLSFPYHESMDAHSRYIIEQALKNTAGNQTKAADRLKLQRTYLSRLIKQQKMKEEQQ from the coding sequence ATGAAGGCCAAGATCCTCATCGTCGACGACGACCCCGATATTGTCACGATGCTGGAGGATCGCCTCCAGGCCTCCGGCTACGGAACCGTGATCGCGCACGACGGGGTCGAGGCGCTGGAGCGGATCGAACAGGAAGCGCCGCACCTCATCTTACTCGACCTGGACATGCCCCGACTCACTGGCCTCGAAGTCCTCAAGCGGCTCCCGAAAATCAAACTAGCCGAAGAGCTCCCCGTCGTTGTCATGACCGCCCATGCGTCGATCGATGCCGCCGTCGAAGCCATGAAAACCGGCGCCTACGACTTCCTCACCAAGCCGCTGGATAAAGACCACCTCCTCCTCGTCATCGGCAAAGCCCTGGAGCGGGACAGCCTCAAACGGCAAGTGGCCTGCCTCAAGTCCGAAGTCGACAGCCGCTACGCCTCGATCATCGGCACCAGCGCAAAAATCCGCTCGGTGATGGAATCGGCCCAGCGAGCCGCCAAGTCCGACGCCAGCGTATTGTTACTGGGGGAGAGCGGCACGGGCAAGGAACTCTTCGCCCGTTCCATCCATCAATGGAGCCCGCGGCAAGCCCTGCCGCTGGTGGTCATCAACTGCGTCGCCCTCACGGAAACATTGCTCGAGAACGAGCTCTTCGGGCATGAACGAGGCGCCTTCACCGGCGCGGATCGCCTGCAAAAGGGCAAACTGGAAATGGCGGACGGGGGCACGGTCTTCCTGGACGAGATTGGAGACATGTCGCTCCCGCTGCAAGCCAAACTGCTGCGCGTGCTCCAAGACAAGGAATTTCATCGCGTCGGCGGCACCCGCCTCGTGTCGATCAATGTGCGGGTCATCGCCGCGACGAACAAGGATCTCCGTCTGGCGGTCAAGACCGGCGAGTTCCGTGAGGACCTCTTTTTCAGGCTGAACGTCATCAGCCTGACCATGCCCCCGCTCCGCGAACGGCCCGAAGACCTCCCGGCCCTCGCCAAGTTTTTCCTGAACCGACATGCCAAGGACGCGAAGCGGCCCGGGATACTATTCAGCCCTGCGGCCATGGAAGCCATGAGCCGCTACAGCTGGCCGGGAAACATTCGCGAACTGGACAACGTTGTCGCGCGGGCCGTCATCTTGAACCAGTCGGACAGCATCGAGCCGGATATGCTGTCGCTGGAGGGCATGGGCCGAACTGCGCAAGACGAACGACTCGCCTATCTCTCGTTCCCCTACCATGAGTCGATGGACGCGCACAGCCGCTACATCATCGAGCAGGCGCTGAAAAATACTGCGGGGAATCAAACGAAAGCGGCAGACCGTCTCAAGCTTCAGCGCACGTACCTCTCCCGCTTGATCAAACAACAAAAGATGAAAGAAGAGCAGCAATAG